In Daucus carota subsp. sativus chromosome 4, DH1 v3.0, whole genome shotgun sequence, one DNA window encodes the following:
- the LOC108218477 gene encoding probable serine/threonine-protein kinase SIS8 isoform X3: MKNLWKKLHIVSNQSENVEGSTSSKSNRFGDVSTPDRLLQAQSDINSEHKDKTFSALSGWLNSVSNKRSPSPAPSSSLNVTGKERIEQSDYVNGNAQDVVRPDLESSDLRDPSIVEEEHQIQLALELSAQEDPEAVQIEAVKQISLGSFPAENTPAEVIAYRYWNYSALSYDDKILDGFYDLYGSLIKSTSSKMPSLVDLQQTPVSENISWEAVLVSKASDSKLLRLEQKASEMSENLRSEYSNSEGTTLVQGLAVLVSDHMGGPVGDPDNMLKAWNNHSHYLQKDLGSMVLPLGSLTIGLARHRALLFKVLADSVGVPCRLVKGQQYTGSDDVAMNFVRIHGAREYIIDLMADPGTLIPSDTTGLHIGYENSFLSSTSSAVGSSATTMANSGDTSSHEQPLERQAPELRSKVSNINSAEIKLDDRSEFVASTNELLHNKAERGSKTLSAIPESLGKETVRGIPRKSNYSFMHARSPSWTEGVSSPAAHKMKVKDVSQYMIDAAKENPHLAQKLHDVLLESGVVAPPDLFTEIYQEQVNREKEEQKVSSENDKRIITSDEVLKTEDKPDPIRPRLLPPLPSYSALAKQGQYGRSESGINEVGEKVLLQAYVAPIKHVRNVPVAAAAAAAAAVVASSMVVAASRTTADTNPGLPVPVAAAATGTAAAMVATTAAAGNRHENLDANEPSAAIPYFNPLGCARYNEDADGTIYDPQGSGDQLLDAARGNPEGERISDRSAGNDSTRSDISLDDISDCEILWEDITLGERIGLGSYGEVYRGDWHGTEVAVKKFLDQELTGDSLEEFRSEVWIMKRVRHPNVVLFMGAVTRPPNLSIVTEFLPRGSLYRLIHRPNNQLDIRRRLRMALDAARGMNYLHNCTPVIVHRDLKSPNLLVDKNWVVKVCDFGLSKMKNSTFLSSRSTAGTAEWMAPEVLRNEPSNENSTGA, from the exons ATGAAGAATCTTTGGAAGAAACTTCACATCGTGTCgaatcaatctgaaaatgtagAAGGTTCTACTTCATCAAAGAGCAATAGGTTTGGTGATGTTTCGACACCTGATAGGCTTTTACAGGCTCAGTCCGATATTAATTCTGAGCATAAGGACAAGACATTTTCAGCTCTTTCCGGGTGGTTGAATTCAGTTTCCAATAAACGGAGTCCTAGTCCAGCTCCATCTTCATCTTTAAATGTCACTGGAAAAGAGAGAATTGAGCAGTCAGATTATGTGAATGGTAATGCTCAGGATGTTGTGAGGCCTGACTTGGAGTCTAGCGACTTGAGGGATCCTAGTATTGTAGAAGAGGAGCATCAGATACAACTGGCTTTAGAGTTGAGTGCACAAGAGGATCCTGAAGCAGTCCAGATTGAAGCAGTTAAGCAGATTAGTTTAGGTTCCTTTCCTGCGGAAAATACACCTGCGGAAGTTATTGCATATAGATATTGG AATTACAGTGCTCTTAGCTATGATGACAAGATTCTGGATGGTTTTTACGATCTATATGGTTCTTTGATCAAGTCTACTTCTTCAAAGATGCCTTCCCTTGTCGATCTTCAACAAACACCAGTGTCTGAGAACATCAGCTGGGAAGCAGTTCTTGTTAGTAAGGCTTCCGATTCTAAGCTGTTGCGCCTTGAACAGAAGGCCTCGGAGATGTCTGAAAATTTGAGGTCAGAATATAGCAATTCTGAAGGAACTACTTTGGTACAGGGGCTTGCTGTTTTGGTTTCAGATCACATGGGGGGGCCAGTTGGTGATCCCGATAATATGCTGAAGGCATGGAATAATCATAGTCATTATCTGCAGAAAGATCTCGGGAGCATGGTTTTACCTCTTGGTTCTTTGACAATTGGGTTGGCACGTCATCGTGCACTGTTGTTCAAG GTTTTGGCTGATAGTGTTGGCGTACCTTGCCGTTTAGTGAAAGGACAACAATATACTGGTTCTGATGACGTGGCAATGAACTTCGTAAGGATACATGGTGCAag GGAATACATTATTGATTTGATGGCAGACCCTGGTACACTTATTCCATCAGACACAACAGGACTACATATTGGGTATGAAAATTCTTTCCTCTCTTCTACCTCTTCAGCCGTTGGTTCCTCTGCTACAACTATGGCAAATAGTGGTGATACTAGTTCACATGAACAACCTTTGGAGCGTCAGGCGCCAGAGCTTAGATCCAAAGTTAGTAATATTAATTCTGCAGAAATCAAGCTTGATGACAGAAGTGAATTTGTGGCTTCTACTAATGAGCTATTACATAATAAAGCTGAGAGAGGGTCTAAGACATTGTCAGCTATTCCTGAAAGTTTAGGGAAGGAGACGGTTAGGGGAATACCTCGCAAGtccaattattcttttatgcATGCAAGATCTCCTTCTTGGACTGAAGGTGTAAGCTCCCCGGCTGCACACAAGATGAAGGTAAAGGATGTTTCACAATACATGATTGATGCCGCCAAAGAAAATCCACACTTGGCTCAAAAACTTCATGATGTGTTACTTGAAAGTGGAGTTGTTGCCCCTCCAGATCTTTTTACTGAAATATACCAGGAGCAGGTCAATAGAGAAAAAGAAGAGCAGAAGGTCTCGTCTGAAAATGATAAAAGGATTATAACAAGCGACGAGGTTTTGAAAACCGAGGATAAACCTGATCCTATTCGGCCTCGCCTTTTGCCTCCCCTTCCATCCTACAGTGCACTTGCGAAACAAGGTCAATATGGACGATCAGAATCAGGTATCAATGAAGTTGGTGAGAAAGTTCTCTTACAAGCTTATGTGGCTCCCATAAAACACGTGAGAAATGTTCCTGTTGCAGCAGCTGCGGCAGCAGCGGCAGCTGTTGTGGCATCTTCAATGGTAGTTGCTGCATCAAGGACAACTGCTGATACAAATCCCGGACTTCCTGTTCCTGTAGCTGCTGCAGCCACTGGTACAGCTGCAGCTATGGTGGCAACCACGGCAGCTGCTGGCAATCGGCATGAAAATTTGGATGCTAATGAACCAAGTGCTGCTATTCCATACTTTAACCCACTGGGTTGTGCAAGATATAATGAAGATGCTGATGGTACAATCTATGATCCTCAAGGAAGTGGTGACCAGTTGCTTGATGCTGCAAGAGGAAATCCCGAAGGTGAGAGAATATCAGATAGGTCTGCAGGTAATGATAGTACAAGGTCTGACATCTCACTTGATGATATATCGGATTGCGAGATCCTGTGGGAGGATATCACATTGGGAGAGCGTATCGGACTTG GATCATATGGGGAGGTCTATCGTGGAGACTGGCATGGAACT GAAGTTGCTGTCAAGAAGTTCCTAGACCAAGAATTAACTGGTGATTCCCTTGAAGAATTCAGAAGTGAG GTTTGGATCATGAAAAGAGTCAGACACCCGAATGTCGTTCTCTTCATGGGTGCTGTAACTCGTCCTCCAAATCTGTCTATCGTAACAGAATTCCTTCCTAG AGGTAGTTTGTATAGGCTAATCCACCGACCCAACAATCAACTGGATATCCGTAGACGTTTAAGGATGGCCCTAGATGCT GCTAGGGGAATGAATTATTTGCACAATTGTACACCGGTTATAGTTCATCGTGATTTGAAATCTCCAAATCTTCTGGTAGATAAGAACTGGGTAGTGAAG GTTTGTGATTTTGGGTTGTCGAAAATGAAGAACAGCACATTTCTTTCCTCAAGGTCAACGGCAGGGACG
- the LOC108218477 gene encoding probable serine/threonine-protein kinase SIS8 isoform X4 encodes MKNLWKKLHIVSNQSENVEGSTSSKSNRFGDVSTPDRLLQAQSDINSEHKDKTFSALSGWLNSVSNKRSPSPAPSSSLNVTGKERIEQSDYVNGNAQDVVRPDLESSDLRDPSIVEEEHQIQLALELSAQEDPEAVQIEAVKQISLGSFPAENTPAEVIAYRYWNYSALSYDDKILDGFYDLYGSLIKSTSSKMPSLVDLQQTPVSENISWEAVLVSKASDSKLLRLEQKASEMSENLRSEYSNSEGTTLVQGLAVLVSDHMGGPVGDPDNMLKAWNNHSHYLQKDLGSMVLPLGSLTIGLARHRALLFKVLADSVGVPCRLVKGQQYTGSDDVAMNFVRIHGAREYIIDLMADPGTLIPSDTTGLHIGYENSFLSSTSSAVGSSATTMANSGDTSSHEQPLERQAPELRSKVSNINSAEIKLDDRSEFVASTNELLHNKAERGSKTLSAIPESLGKETVRGIPRKSNYSFMHARSPSWTEGVSSPAAHKMKVKDVSQYMIDAAKENPHLAQKLHDVLLESGVVAPPDLFTEIYQEQVNREKEEQKVSSENDKRIITSDEVLKTEDKPDPIRPRLLPPLPSYSALAKQGQYGRSESGINEVGEKVLLQAYVAPIKHVRNVPVAAAAAAAAAVVASSMVVAASRTTADTNPGLPVPVAAAATGTAAAMVATTAAAGNRHENLDANEPSAAIPYFNPLGCARYNEDADGTIYDPQGSGDQLLDAARGNPEGERISDRSAGNDSTRSDISLDDISDCEILWEDITLGERIGLGSYGEVYRGDWHGTEVAVKKFLDQELTGDSLEEFRSEVWIMKRVRHPNVVLFMGAVTRPPNLSIVTEFLPRGSLYRLIHRPNNQLDIRRRLRMALDAARGMNYLHNCTPVIVHRDLKSPNLLVDKNWVVKVCDFGLSKMKNSTFLSSRSTAGTAEWMAPEVRCL; translated from the exons ATGAAGAATCTTTGGAAGAAACTTCACATCGTGTCgaatcaatctgaaaatgtagAAGGTTCTACTTCATCAAAGAGCAATAGGTTTGGTGATGTTTCGACACCTGATAGGCTTTTACAGGCTCAGTCCGATATTAATTCTGAGCATAAGGACAAGACATTTTCAGCTCTTTCCGGGTGGTTGAATTCAGTTTCCAATAAACGGAGTCCTAGTCCAGCTCCATCTTCATCTTTAAATGTCACTGGAAAAGAGAGAATTGAGCAGTCAGATTATGTGAATGGTAATGCTCAGGATGTTGTGAGGCCTGACTTGGAGTCTAGCGACTTGAGGGATCCTAGTATTGTAGAAGAGGAGCATCAGATACAACTGGCTTTAGAGTTGAGTGCACAAGAGGATCCTGAAGCAGTCCAGATTGAAGCAGTTAAGCAGATTAGTTTAGGTTCCTTTCCTGCGGAAAATACACCTGCGGAAGTTATTGCATATAGATATTGG AATTACAGTGCTCTTAGCTATGATGACAAGATTCTGGATGGTTTTTACGATCTATATGGTTCTTTGATCAAGTCTACTTCTTCAAAGATGCCTTCCCTTGTCGATCTTCAACAAACACCAGTGTCTGAGAACATCAGCTGGGAAGCAGTTCTTGTTAGTAAGGCTTCCGATTCTAAGCTGTTGCGCCTTGAACAGAAGGCCTCGGAGATGTCTGAAAATTTGAGGTCAGAATATAGCAATTCTGAAGGAACTACTTTGGTACAGGGGCTTGCTGTTTTGGTTTCAGATCACATGGGGGGGCCAGTTGGTGATCCCGATAATATGCTGAAGGCATGGAATAATCATAGTCATTATCTGCAGAAAGATCTCGGGAGCATGGTTTTACCTCTTGGTTCTTTGACAATTGGGTTGGCACGTCATCGTGCACTGTTGTTCAAG GTTTTGGCTGATAGTGTTGGCGTACCTTGCCGTTTAGTGAAAGGACAACAATATACTGGTTCTGATGACGTGGCAATGAACTTCGTAAGGATACATGGTGCAag GGAATACATTATTGATTTGATGGCAGACCCTGGTACACTTATTCCATCAGACACAACAGGACTACATATTGGGTATGAAAATTCTTTCCTCTCTTCTACCTCTTCAGCCGTTGGTTCCTCTGCTACAACTATGGCAAATAGTGGTGATACTAGTTCACATGAACAACCTTTGGAGCGTCAGGCGCCAGAGCTTAGATCCAAAGTTAGTAATATTAATTCTGCAGAAATCAAGCTTGATGACAGAAGTGAATTTGTGGCTTCTACTAATGAGCTATTACATAATAAAGCTGAGAGAGGGTCTAAGACATTGTCAGCTATTCCTGAAAGTTTAGGGAAGGAGACGGTTAGGGGAATACCTCGCAAGtccaattattcttttatgcATGCAAGATCTCCTTCTTGGACTGAAGGTGTAAGCTCCCCGGCTGCACACAAGATGAAGGTAAAGGATGTTTCACAATACATGATTGATGCCGCCAAAGAAAATCCACACTTGGCTCAAAAACTTCATGATGTGTTACTTGAAAGTGGAGTTGTTGCCCCTCCAGATCTTTTTACTGAAATATACCAGGAGCAGGTCAATAGAGAAAAAGAAGAGCAGAAGGTCTCGTCTGAAAATGATAAAAGGATTATAACAAGCGACGAGGTTTTGAAAACCGAGGATAAACCTGATCCTATTCGGCCTCGCCTTTTGCCTCCCCTTCCATCCTACAGTGCACTTGCGAAACAAGGTCAATATGGACGATCAGAATCAGGTATCAATGAAGTTGGTGAGAAAGTTCTCTTACAAGCTTATGTGGCTCCCATAAAACACGTGAGAAATGTTCCTGTTGCAGCAGCTGCGGCAGCAGCGGCAGCTGTTGTGGCATCTTCAATGGTAGTTGCTGCATCAAGGACAACTGCTGATACAAATCCCGGACTTCCTGTTCCTGTAGCTGCTGCAGCCACTGGTACAGCTGCAGCTATGGTGGCAACCACGGCAGCTGCTGGCAATCGGCATGAAAATTTGGATGCTAATGAACCAAGTGCTGCTATTCCATACTTTAACCCACTGGGTTGTGCAAGATATAATGAAGATGCTGATGGTACAATCTATGATCCTCAAGGAAGTGGTGACCAGTTGCTTGATGCTGCAAGAGGAAATCCCGAAGGTGAGAGAATATCAGATAGGTCTGCAGGTAATGATAGTACAAGGTCTGACATCTCACTTGATGATATATCGGATTGCGAGATCCTGTGGGAGGATATCACATTGGGAGAGCGTATCGGACTTG GATCATATGGGGAGGTCTATCGTGGAGACTGGCATGGAACT GAAGTTGCTGTCAAGAAGTTCCTAGACCAAGAATTAACTGGTGATTCCCTTGAAGAATTCAGAAGTGAG GTTTGGATCATGAAAAGAGTCAGACACCCGAATGTCGTTCTCTTCATGGGTGCTGTAACTCGTCCTCCAAATCTGTCTATCGTAACAGAATTCCTTCCTAG AGGTAGTTTGTATAGGCTAATCCACCGACCCAACAATCAACTGGATATCCGTAGACGTTTAAGGATGGCCCTAGATGCT GCTAGGGGAATGAATTATTTGCACAATTGTACACCGGTTATAGTTCATCGTGATTTGAAATCTCCAAATCTTCTGGTAGATAAGAACTGGGTAGTGAAG GTTTGTGATTTTGGGTTGTCGAAAATGAAGAACAGCACATTTCTTTCCTCAAGGTCAACGGCAGGGACG
- the LOC108219115 gene encoding uncharacterized protein LOC108219115 encodes MEPHPDLPPATASETQIVNTNVTDAAQPTHPPYDEMITAAILAMKEKDGSSRQAIAKFIESEYKNLPLSHASLLTQHLRKMKIAGKLVMNKHSYMLPGSGVGQSQAAVVVEASSVGTKRKPGRPPKIQANGGGVDGVSGGGVGSVNGGLGVTAPFDPIEAVPNVVPMGEVDGARSVMEVTAPFDPIGAVPNVVPMGEVDGGTVVKRRPGRPPKMQGVAVEAEPIAVAEPGVGEKVKVGRKPGRPPKVNKGTGVVPAGRRPGRPPKVNNEIIAAGEGGSLLGKRKRGPPFKKTGMVSALMGMGIGLKRKPGRPPTKKRPIGSVMGPRPRGRPRKGSVLKPRGRPRKNVGGGIGSAIIVPVEGMGDTGRPSKLAVRRKPRKLSGKPLGRPKKGASLLAIQSSGQESISFQELKDRTTHFQSRVKHAVEVLRPYLSNELAPVAVGVLQEIEALALMDLCAPAAGGAIRGETEAVTGTNGTPMSDQAGPVCDPVAPLSAQGSEPVNQI; translated from the exons ATGGAACCTCACCCAGATCTGCCGCCGGCCACCGCGTCGGAGACCCAAATTGTCAACACCAACGTCACAGATGCTGCACAGCCTACCCATCCACCGTATGATGAG ATGATCACTGCTGCAATTTTGGCTATGAAAGAAAAGGATGGGTCTAGTAGGCAGGCTATTGCCAAGTTTATCGAGAGTGAGTATAAAAACTTGCCGCTGAGTCACGCGAGTCTGCTGACTCAACATTTGAGAAAGATGAAAATTGCTGGGAAGCTGGTGATGAATAAGCATTCATACATGCTTCCTGGATCTGGGGTTGGTCAGTCTCAGGCTGCTGTTGTTGTGGAGGCTTCTTCTGTGGGGACTAAAAGGAAGCCGGGTCGGCCTCCGAAGATTCAGGCGAATGGTGGTGGGGTAGATGGTGTGAGTGGAGGTGGAGTGGGTAGTGTGAATGGGGGTTTGGGGGTTACTGCTCCTTTTGATCCGATTGAGGCGGTGCCGAATGTGGTGCCAATGGGTGAGGTTGATGGTGCGAGGAGTGTTATGGAAGTTACTGCTCCTTTTGATCCGATTGGGGCTGTGCCGAATGTGGTGCCAATGGGCGAGGTTGATGGAGGGACGGTGGTTAAGAGGCGCCCGGGAAGGCCACCGAAAATGCAGGGGGTTGCTGTTGAGGCTGAGCCAATTGCGGTGGCGGAGCCAGGTGTTGGGGAGAAGGTTAAAGTTGGTAGGAAGCCCGGGAGGCCACCGAAGGTTAATAAAGGAACTGGGGTGGTTCCAGCTGGTAGGAGGCCTGGGAGGCCACCGAAGgttaataatgaaattattgCAGCTGGAGAAGGAGGGTCATTATTGGGGAAGAGAAAAAGGGGCCCCCCATTTAAGAAAACTGGTATGGTGTCTGCATTAATGGGAATGGGCATTGGTTTGAAGAGGAAGCCTGGGCGGCCACCTACTAAGAAGAGACCAATTGGTTCAGTTATGGGTCCGAGACCAAGAGGGCGGCCGCGGAAGGGTTCTGTTCTAAAGCCAAGAGGTCGGCCACGAAAGAATGTAGGTGGAGGCATTGGTAGTGCAATTATCGTGCCTGTTGAGGGGATGGGAGATACTGGCAGACCTTCCAAATTGGCTGTGAGAAGGAAGCCAAGAAAGCTTAGCGGAAAACCTTTGGGCAGGCCAAAGAAG GGTGCATCCCTTCTGGCTATTCAATCCAGTGGCCAAGAGTCGATATCCTTTCAAGAGCTGAAAGACAGAACTACACATTTT CAATCCAGAGTCAAACATGCTGTGGAAGTTCTAAGGCCTTACTTGAGCAATGAACTTGCTCCTGTTGCCGTAGGGGTGCTGCAAGAGATAGAAGCTCTTGCTTTGATGGATTTGTGTGCACCAGCTGCCGGAGGAGCAATTCGTGGTGAAACTGAAGCAGTAACTGGCACAAATGGTACACCGATGAGTGACCAAGCTGGACCAGTATGTGACCCAGTTGCACCTTTGTCTGCTCAAGGGTCAGAACCTGTGAATCAGATTTAG
- the LOC108219222 gene encoding mitogen-activated protein kinase 9, translated as MGSNKTFVDGVRRLFQRRSTSSSSSVNDNTNDQKNTHLTVSNIGPKIVEKEEEGLKITEDFDFSGLSVIKVPKRVTLVMDPHKKNSLDKEFFTEYGEANRYQIQEVVGKGSYGVVGSAVDTHTGERVAIKKINDVFDHVSDATRILREIKLLRLLKHPDIVEIKHIMLPPSRREFRDIYVVFELMESDLHQVIRANDDLTPEHHQFFLYQLLRSLKYMHSANVFHRDLKPKNILANADCKLKICDFGLARVSFNDAPSAIFWTDYVATRWYRAPELCGSFFSKYTPAIDIWSIGCIFAEMLTGRPLFPGKNVVHQLDLMTDLLGTSPPETIARIRNEKARRYLNSMRRKQPVPFSQKFPKADPLALRLLERLLSFDPKDRPSAAEALADPYFQGLANVEREPSTQPISKLEFEFDRKKLAKDDVRELIYREILEYHPQMLQEYLRGGEQTSFMYPSGVDRFKRQFAHLEEHPGKGGKNTPLQRQHASLPRERVPAPKDEATTHESNDFEKRTADSVASTLHSPPGQSDSARSLLKSASISASKCIGVQPTKEAEEDALAEKLEEVEGVTKAVAAVVV; from the exons aTGGGGAGCAACAAAACATTTGTGGATGGGGTTCGTAGATTGTTTCAGCGTAGGTCtacatcatcttcttcatcagtGAATGATAATACTAATGATCAGAAAAATACCCATTTGACTGTCAGTAATATTGGGCCTAAAATAGTTGAGAAGGAAGAAGAAGGGCTTAAAATCACTGAAGATTTTGACTTTTCCGGGCTTTCTGTTATTAAAGTACCTAAACGTGTTACTCTTGTTATGGATCCTCACAAAAAG AACTCGTTGGATAAAGAGTTCTTTACAGAGTATGGGGAGGCAAATAGATACCAAATTCAAGAAGTTGTTGGGAAAGGTAGCTATGGTGTTGTCGGTTCTGCAGTAGATACCCACACGGGCGAAAGAGTTgcaattaagaaaattaatgaTGTATTTGATCATGTGTCTGATGCAACCAGAATCCTTAGAGAAATAAAGCTCCTTAGGCTGCTAAAGCATCCTGATATCGTTGAAATAAAGCATATTATGCTTCCTCCTTCTCGGAGGGAGTTTAGAGATATCTATGTTGTTTTTGAGTTGATGGAATCTGACCTTCACCAAGTAATTAGAGCTAATGATGATCTCACACCTGAGCATCATCAGTTTTTCTTGTACCAGCTTCTTCGTAGCCTAAAGTATATGCACTCAG ctAATGTATTTCATCGTGATTTAAAGCCAAAAAATATCCTTGCCAATGCTGACTGTAAATTAAAGATTTGTGATTTTGGACTTGCACGAGTATCATTTAACGATGCCCCATCTGCTATTTTTTGGACC GACTATGTGGCAACAAGATGGTATCGTGCTCCCGAACTCTGTGGCTCCTTCTTCTCTAAA TATACTCCTGCAATTGATATTTGGAGCATTGGATGCATATTTGCCGAGATGCTTACTGGAAGACCTTTGTTTCCTGGAAAAAATGTTGTACATCAGTTGGATCTCATGACTGATTTGCTTGGTACTTCTCCCCCTGAAACAATTGCAAGG ATTCGGAATGAAAAGGCCCGGAGATATTTAAATAGTATGCGTAGAAAACAGCCAGTGCCGTTTTCACAGAAATTCCCTAAGGCTGATCCTTTGGCACTTCGGCTGTTGGAGCGTTTGCTCTCTTTTGATCCTAAGGACAGACCATCAGCTGCAGAG GCACTAGCTGATCCCTACTTTCAAGGTTTGGCAAATGTGGAACGGGAACCATCGACTCAACCCATTTCAAAACTCGAGTTTGAATTTGACAGGAAAAAATTAGCAAAAGATGATGTTAGGGAGCTGATTTACAGAGAG ATTTTGGAGTATCACCCACAAATGCTTCAGGAGTATCTTCGTGGTGGAGAACAGACTAGCTTCATGTACCCAAG TGGCGTTGATCGGTTTAAGCGACAATTCGCGCATCTTGAGGAGCATCCTGGTAAAGGTGGAAAAAATACTCCTCTCCAGAGACAACATGCATCATTGCCCAG AGAACGGGTTCCGGCACCCAAGGATGAAGCTACTACTCATGAAAGTAATGATTTTGAGAAGCGTACTGCAGATTCTGTTGCTTCAACGCTTCATAGTCCTCCCGGACAGTCTGACAGTGCACGCAGCTTGTTAAAGAGTGCTAGTATAAGTGCTTCCAAGTGTATTGGAGTACAACCAACAAAAGAGGCTGAA GAAGATGCACTAGCTGAGAAACTGGAGGAGGTTGAAGGGGTAACTAAAGCTGTTGCAGCCGTTGTTGTCTGA
- the LOC108218241 gene encoding double-stranded RNA-binding protein 4-like → MHKNKLQEYAQKSGLPLPVYTTDNGGFDHKPKFQSTVLVDGMEYRSERSFSRIIFAENDVAKIALECIKKNMKIAESCSIHMQEPKISKSILYEFAIKSRTEVPTYRTNCAEEAEPVFVSTCTFNGKSYTSEIAGSKKMAEQFAARKAIQSLLVFDSGNVLSQIIKSKSKPNSAQSCIKPTGVKSENRPDHTSATQYGGMLGDSNQRKRRNEVNYSGVKRVRIGEF, encoded by the exons ATGCATAAAAACAAACTGCAAGAGTATGCACAGAAGTCTGGCTTGCCGCTTCCTGTCTACACAACTGATAATGGTGGTTTTGATCACAAGCCGAAGTTTCAGTCCACTGTGTTGGTGGATGGGATGGAATATAGATCAGAACGAAGCTTCTCACGTATCATATTTGCTGAAAATGATGTTGCAAAAATTGCACTGGAGTGTATAAAGAAGAACATGAAAATTGCAGAATCCTGTAGTATCCACATGCAG GAGCCAAAAATTTCAAAGTCGATTCTGTATGAATTTGCAATCAAGAGCAGAACTGAAGTTCCTACGTACAGAACTAACTGTGCGGAAGAGGCAGAACCAGTTTTTGTCTCTACATGTACCTTCAATGGCAAAAGCTACACTAGTGAGATAGCTGGAAGCAAGAAAATGGCGGAACAGTTTGCAGCACGCAAAGCCATACAATCACTTCTCG TGTTTGATTCAGGTAACGTTCTCTCCCAAATAATCAAGTCCAAGAGTAAGCCTAATTCGGCACAAAGCTGCATTAAGCCCACTGGTGTAAAATCAG AAAATCGTCCAGATCATACCTCTGCTACTCAG TATGGAGGAATGTTGGGTGATAGCAATCAGCGCAAACGCAGGAATGAAGTGAACTATAGTGGTGTAAAAAGGGTCCGAATTGGTGAATTTTGA